A segment of the Commensalibacter oyaizuii genome:
GATCATGATGGTTGTTAATAGTAATTTACTGAAATATTTACTTTTTTAAGAATTTTTTTTAAAGCGCTCTAGCAGAAATTTTAAATAGAATATGTTTATATCTAAATGTAATAAAGGTAGATTGATTGCATTTAGAAATAATCATTTTGACACAGAAACGCTTATTAGGTTTTGCATCTATGTTATTTATACAAATAACTCCTTATCCTTTATTTTAGGCCTAAGTCATTTAAACAGTTAGCTCGGATACAACCAACGATTATCGTTTAAAAAAAAAACAATTATCTTAGTTTGACAATTATTGAGAAGTTTCTTTGACAATTTAAGTTAAATAGAAAGTTCCAAATTTGCATCATAATATATGCCCTTTGTTATGGGGAACTAACCAAGTAATAATAGTATTCTTTTTACGAGAACTCATCATTGTATTTTTTGTATTTAGAACATTCCTGAAAAAGAAAATAATAGAGATGCAATTATTTATATTCTATCAATTTCTAAAGCTAAAGTGTTATAGTTTGCCACTATTAAATGGCATAATTTTTCTAATATCGTCAAGTATTTTTTAATTGATAAATATAAAAATACAAATTTTTTTTGTATTATTTAGCTACAATAATCTGAATTTATTGGTAATTTTTTAGGCAAAAAAAAGGCATAAATTATTGGTATTTTGAGATAGATATTAATTAATTTTTTATTTAACTTTTTATTATGTTTCTTCTAAACTTGCCGAATAATTTTTTATTTGAGAAATATACATGGAATTTTTGTTAGATTTTTCAGTTTGGGCTGGTTTAATTACCCTGATTATTTTAGAAATTGTCCTTGGCATTGATAACCTCGTATTTATCGCCATTATTGCAGATAAACTGCCCCCTGCACAAAGGGATAAAGCACGCATTGTTGGGCTGACTTTGGCGATGATAATCCGTCTTGGATTATTGTCTATTATTTCGTGGATTGTTACTTTAACAACGCCCATAGTAAAATATGGATCATTTCATTTATCTATTCGGGATTTAATTCTTATTGTTGGAGGTTTTTTCCTTTTATTTAAGGCAACTGTGGAATTACATGAACGTTTAGAAGGAATAACTGAGGAAGAAAAAGGCAATCAGGGATACGCTAAATTTTGGATTGTTATTTTTCAGATCGTTATTTTAGACGCTATTTTTTCACTAGATTCTGTCATTACTGCTGTGGGCATGGTTAATGATTTGCCCATTATGATATCAGCGGTCATTATTTCAATGATTATTATGATTGCGGCATCAAAACATTTAACAAATTTCGTTAATGCCCACCCAACAGTGGTGGTATTATGTTTAAGTTTCTTGATGATGATTGGATTTGGCTTGATTGCTGAGGGAATAGGATTTCATATTCCAAAGGGATATATGTATGCTGCAATTGCCTTTTCTTTACTTATTGAATTCTTTAACCAAGTGGCACAACGAAATTTTATTAAACATCAGTCCAGACGCCCCATGCGTGAGAGAGCTTCTGAAGCGATTATGCGATTAATTGGTCAAGGTCATCAAAATAAAGCCTCGTTGCAGGATGATAGCGTTGTATATCAGGAAGGGTTTGCAGAAGAAGAACGATATATGATTAATGGCGTGCTGACATTGGCATCGCGTTCTTTGCGCAGTATTATGACTCCCCGTTTAGAAGTCTCATGGGTCGATTGTGAGCAATCACCCGATACTATAAAAAAACAAATTTTAAATACTCCTCATAATCTTTTTCCAGTGTGTAGAGGAGAGTTGGATAGAGTCATTGGGGTGGTTCGTGCCAAAGATTTATTAATGGTTTTAAATAATAATGAAGATGTTGCTGCTTTTGCAGAAAAAAGCCCACCAATTGTCATTCCCGATATGATTGATGTTATTAATTTATTGCCCATTTTAAAAAAATCAAAAGGCAGATTAATCGTTATCACAAATGAATTTGATACCGTGCAAGGTATTGTTACTCCTCTAGATGTTTTAGAAGCAATTGCAGGTGAATTTCCTGACGAAGATGAAACTTCCAAAATTATTCGGGAAGAAAACAGCTGGTTGGTCAAAGGAACCGCTGATATCCATTCTGTAATGATTACGATCAATGAAGATGCTTTTTTTGATCATGACGAACAATATGTTTCTTTGGCAGGTTTTATATTTGCCCATCATAAGAAAATCGCAATGGTGGGGGATGTAATCACGATTAAAAACCTAAGATTTGAAATTGTTGAAATAAAAGATCACAGAATTGATCTAGTACGTATTACTAAGGTAGAGCCTCAAGACGAGGAATAAATAAATTATAAGACCGTTATTGATTAATTTATATCTAATCCACGATGTGTAATTTACTGGATTTTTGTTTTCGTGCATCGTGGGTGGGGTTAATATGCAATGATTGATG
Coding sequences within it:
- a CDS encoding TerC family protein, yielding MEFLLDFSVWAGLITLIILEIVLGIDNLVFIAIIADKLPPAQRDKARIVGLTLAMIIRLGLLSIISWIVTLTTPIVKYGSFHLSIRDLILIVGGFFLLFKATVELHERLEGITEEEKGNQGYAKFWIVIFQIVILDAIFSLDSVITAVGMVNDLPIMISAVIISMIIMIAASKHLTNFVNAHPTVVVLCLSFLMMIGFGLIAEGIGFHIPKGYMYAAIAFSLLIEFFNQVAQRNFIKHQSRRPMRERASEAIMRLIGQGHQNKASLQDDSVVYQEGFAEEERYMINGVLTLASRSLRSIMTPRLEVSWVDCEQSPDTIKKQILNTPHNLFPVCRGELDRVIGVVRAKDLLMVLNNNEDVAAFAEKSPPIVIPDMIDVINLLPILKKSKGRLIVITNEFDTVQGIVTPLDVLEAIAGEFPDEDETSKIIREENSWLVKGTADIHSVMITINEDAFFDHDEQYVSLAGFIFAHHKKIAMVGDVITIKNLRFEIVEIKDHRIDLVRITKVEPQDEE